The following is a genomic window from Neisseria zalophi.
GCGTGGTGTTGCTGTTGGTAGTAGAAATATTTTCTAGATAAACAGCAATGTATAGATTATTAAAACATGTAGGTTAGGAATGTCAAATTGCATAAGCTTACAAATAATAATAAACAATAAGCATTTTGTTAATAAGTAAATAAATATTTTTACCAATTGTAAATATTTAAATGGGTAGTTGGCTATCATTTTTTGCTTTTTAGTTTAATAATTTATTGTTTATAAATATAAATTATTATTTTGTTTGAAAAATAAATGATTATGAAATTAAAATTTCTTAAATGAAAAAAAGAAAAACGGTATATTTTTAAAATTACTGCAAAATATGAAAAATAATAGTTAAATTTAATAGATAATATTTTGATTTATTTATATTTTTAATTTTTTATCGGGGTTAAATACTTGAAACTAAAAATAAATGCTTTAATATAAAAACACGTATCTAGCAAAAATGTTGCATACGTGAAAATTTAATGAAACAAAATAATGAGAGGAAAAAATATGAATTGGGATCAAATCGAAGGCAAGTGGGATCAATTTGTTGGTAAAGCCAAAGAAAAATGGGGCAAACTGACTGACGACGATTGGAAAGTAGCCGAAGGCAAACGCGATCAATTGGTTGGTAAAATCCAAGAGCGCTACGGCTATACCAAAGAGCAGGCCGAAAAAGAATTGGATGATTGGACAAACAATAACTAATCACCAAACGCATCAAGCAACGAAACCCGCCGCAAGGCGGGTTTTTGGCATTCTCAAGGCGGGTGCAAATACACCGCCGCTTATATCCCTTAT
Proteins encoded in this region:
- a CDS encoding CsbD family protein, with protein sequence MNWDQIEGKWDQFVGKAKEKWGKLTDDDWKVAEGKRDQLVGKIQERYGYTKEQAEKELDDWTNNN